The Mycolicibacterium flavescens genome has a segment encoding these proteins:
- the yvdD gene encoding TIGR00730 family protein has product MHPELIGLAEEVGVAIAERGWSLVSGGGNVSAMGALATAARSRGGHTVGVIPKALVHREVADVDADELVVTDTMRQRKEVMEGRADAFIALPGGIGTLEEFFEAWTAGYLGMHDKPVVLLDPIGHYDGLLAWLHDLRDSGYVAQGALDRLVVAVDVESAMTACAPPP; this is encoded by the coding sequence ATGCACCCCGAGCTCATCGGGCTGGCCGAGGAGGTTGGGGTGGCGATCGCCGAGCGGGGTTGGAGCCTGGTCTCCGGCGGCGGAAACGTCTCGGCGATGGGTGCGTTGGCGACGGCGGCCAGGTCCCGCGGGGGACACACCGTCGGTGTCATCCCGAAGGCGCTGGTGCATCGCGAGGTCGCCGACGTCGACGCCGACGAACTCGTCGTCACCGACACGATGCGTCAGCGCAAGGAAGTCATGGAGGGGCGGGCGGACGCGTTCATCGCCCTGCCCGGAGGCATCGGCACGCTCGAGGAATTCTTCGAAGCCTGGACAGCGGGTTATTTGGGTATGCATGACAAACCGGTCGTGCTGCTCGACCCCATCGGGCACTACGACGGGCTGTTGGCATGGCTGCACGATCTGCGCGACAGCGGGTACGTCGCGCAGGGGGCACTGGACCGATTGGTCGTCGCTGTCGACGTCGAGTCGGCCATGACGGCGTGTGCGCCACCGCCATGA